One genomic region from Oryzias melastigma strain HK-1 linkage group LG19, ASM292280v2, whole genome shotgun sequence encodes:
- the LOC112154045 gene encoding uncharacterized protein LOC112154045 — protein MASQIAKVTKGLTTAADMRKTTQMLMQPNANWEEYLAPAPLSIAIMGELVFISSSTDFSINKNPPKDGFKYIKYPDSFRACLMQICNSGWQAFNIAHKNMDQIRIHTASVPDYMKAAVKFLFQGDDEIVEKFLPNQLESIRTIAEDCVKLADGVEQKYQDVISLIQELLEACINAKHIYGEDLEKVQNKIKENKLREKTAKELEEKYDKAMKAMEKQVEEAQEQFKTSMNSLPTGAELIVMEIAGAFSQTVTAMGSAVAAMASRQPQTQPQQCTQTGSSEQVAQKNETEKEDPAAEMEIYAKSPEILTSVGSFLEYIDKDEIIWKTLYDQQKKEPKTKFFKGILERISKEMEKAEKSKAKDSALSLCKRGIAIFEQIATYSPDKKWDKTKTKKLIEEVRKLQQDTQQFDSKSKMKNGVSAITAQPPMMSKMNPGQNAGQMAVQNARFQIEQSKEQLKQCREEYNKAVGRMERNKKELTDILVEMQNCDVKKIEFDTTIKMLVKGMDAMGRVKEQWEKMVRFFQMVANIVKTSLSKTMNHFAQSAKDAQTLSYNSRLFTKDLLYNQAFQASNIASLVHMISGTYCEVSNKHLMDRISSLGRLMTLENTNPEFDKERKKLQESCQDAQESILKLVIQNKKDFEKNTDTRMAQIEGGLKAVLPAADPEETKRIQEIVQGGMTEEETDCYI, from the coding sequence TGGCTCCTGCTCCTCTCTCCATCGCCATCATGGGGGAGTTGGTCTTCATCTCCTCAAGCACCGACTTCTCCATTAACAAGAACCCCCCAAAAGATGGATTCAAGTACATAAAGTACCCAGATTCCTTCAGGGCTTGTCTCATGCAAATCTGTAACTCAGGCTGGCAAGCTTTCAATATCGCCCATAAAAATATGGATCAAATCCGCATTCATACAGCCTCTGTTCCAGACTACATGAAAGCAGCAGTGAAATTCCTCTTTCAGGGAGATGATGAAATTGTTGAAAAGTTTCTCCCAAACCAGCTGGAAAGCATCCGTACCATTGCAGAGGACTGTGTGAAGCTAGCTGATGGAGTAGAACAGAAATATCAGGATGTCATTAGTTTAATCCAGGAGCTGCTGGAAGCCTGCATTAATGCTAAACACATCTATGGTGAAGACCTGGAAAAGGTTCAGAATAAAATCAAGGAAAATAAATTGAGGGAAAAGACTGCAAAAGAGCTAGAAGAAAAATATGATAAAGCAATGAAGGCCATGGAAAAACAGGTTGAAGAAGCACAAGAACAGTTCAAAACATCAATGAACTCCCTCCCAACAGGGGCTGAATTGATTGTCATGGAAATTGCTGGTGCATTCTCACAGACAGTGACTGCAATGGGGAGCGCAGTAGCTGCAATGGCCTCACGACAACCCCAAACCCAACCCCAACAATGTACACAGACTGGATCTTCAGAACAGGTTGCCCAAAAAAACGAAACAGAAAAAGAGGACCCGGCCGCAGAAATGGAAATCTACGCCAAGTCTCCAGAGATCCTTACCTCAGTAGGATCTTTCTTAGAGTACATAGATAAAGATGAGATCATCTGGAAAACGCTGTATGACCAGCAGAAAAAGGaaccaaaaactaaatttttcaaAGGAATATTAGAAAGGATCTCTAAGGAGATGGAGAAGGCAGAAAAGAGCAAAGCCAAAGACTCTGCATTGTCTCTGTGCAAGAGAGGCATCGCCATCTTTGAACAGATCGCAACATATTCTCCAGACAAGAAATGGgataagacaaaaacaaaaaagctgattGAGGAAGTAAGAAAGCTGCAACAGGATACTCAGCAGTTTGACTCTAAGAGCAAAATGAAGAATGGTGTTTCAGCTATTACTGCTCAACCTCCAATGATGTCCAAAATGAATCCAGGTCAGAATGCAGGCCAGATGGCAGTTCAGAATGCACGCTTCCAGATCGAGCAGAGCAAAGAGCAGCTGAAGCAATGCAGAGAAGAATATAACAAGGCTGTGGGGAGAATGGAGAGAAACAAGAAAGAGCTGACCGACATCCTGGTGGAGATGCAAAACTGCGACGTTAAaaagattgagtttgacaccacgaTCAAAATGCTGGTCAAAGGTATGGATGCCATGGGCCGAGTGAAAGAGCAGTGGGAGAAGATGGTGCGCTTCTTCCAGATGGTGGCAAATATTGTGAAAACCAGTCTTTCAAAAACCATGAACCACTTCGCACAGAGTGCTAAAGATGCACAAACACTGTCCTACAATTCCAGGCTCTTTACCAAAGACCTGCTGTACAACCAGGCCTTTCAAGCTTCCAACATCGCCAGTCTGGTCCATATGATCTCAGGGACCTACTGTGAAGTGTCCAACAAACACCTGATGGACAGGATCAGCAGCCTAGGTAGGCTCATGACTTTGGAAAATACCAACCCAGAGTTTGACAAGGAGCGCAAAAAGCTGCAGGAATCCTGCCAAGACGCTCAAGAAAGCATCTTAAAATTGGTGATACAAAACAAGaaagattttgagaaaaatacagATACCAGAATGGCACAAATTGAAGGTGGGCTGAAGGCTGTTCTGCCTGCTGCTGACCCAGAGGAAACTAAAAGGATCCAAGAAATTGTTCAAGGTGGCAtgacagaagaagaaacagattgttacatttaa
- the LOC112154046 gene encoding uncharacterized protein LOC112154046 yields the protein MDSQIEKTSQSLTTSADMRKTTQMLMQPNANWEEYLAPSPLSIAIMGELVFISSNTDFSINKNPPEDGFKYIKYPDSFRACLMQVCNSGWQAFNLAHKNMDQIRIHTASVPDYMKSVVKILFQGDDETVENFLPNQLKNIPTIADECVELADGVKKLYNDVISLIQELLEAIINAKHIHGEDLEKVMNKIKENEMREKSAKELDERYTKAMEAMSNQVEEAQEEYKRSMNSLPTGWDLVSTEVAETLTQTVGTMVNAVAAMASQHPATSKSGSSEMDVFNKSETVDVVSELEIYSRSSQILRQATTFLEYIDEDKINWKALYDQKTKSPKTQYTKEEFERLFKKIQKADVSKVKDKALSLCERGITICERLASYSPDQVWDKETTAELIKEVNMLHQDALKFDSKSKFKTATPAFTPKPPMVFKTRGNSGPQSTKQRAAENARFRIEQSREQLKQAGEEYSKVVERMERNKKELIDILVEMQNCKIKEIEFDTIIKLLIKGMDAMGRVKEQWEKMVRFFKMVADIVRNSLGKTLPQFLQNSENMEESTYNSKLFTKDLVYSQAFQASNIASLVHMISWTYCEVSNKYLMDSVSRLGRLMTMENETTEFKEVHKNLQDSCQKAQENILNLVQKTQKEFKKNTDTRMAQIESRLKAVLPAASPEETQRIKEIVQASITDEDTDNQ from the coding sequence ATGGATTCCCAAATTGAAAAGACCAGCCAGAGTCTGACCACTTCTGCAGACATGCGGAAAACTACCCAGATGCTGATGCAGCCAAATGCAAACTGGGAGGAGTATCTGGCTCCTTCTCCCCTCTCCATCGCCATCATGGGGGAGTTGGTCTTCATCTCGTCAAATACAGACTTCTCCATTAACAAGAACCCCCCAGAAGATGGATTCAAGTACATAAAGTACCCAGATTCCTTCAGGGCTTGTCTCATGCAAGTCTGTAACTCAGGCTGGCAAGCTTTCAACCTCGCCCATAAGAATATGGATCAAATCCGCATTCATACAGCCTCTGTTCCAGACTACATGAAATCTgtggtaaaaatcctctttcaGGGAGATGATGAAACTGTTGAAAATTTTCTCCCAAACCAGTTGAAAAACATCCCGACCATTGCAGATGAATGTGTGGAGCTAGCAGATGGAGTTAAAAAGCTATACAATGATGTCATTAGTTTAATCCAGGAGCTGCTGGAAGCCATCATCAATGCTAAACACATCCATGGAGAAGACCTGGAAAAGGTTATGAACAAAATTAAGGAAAATGAAATGAGGGAAAAGAGTGCAAAGGAGTTAGATGAAAGATATACTAAAGCAATGGAGGCTATGTCTAACCAGGTTGAAGAAGCACAAGAAGAGTACAAAAGATCAATGAACTCCCTCCCAACAGGGTGGGATCTGGTTAGCACTGAGGTAGCTGAAACACTGACACAGACAGTGGGTACAATGGTAAATGCAGTTGCTGCAATGGCCTCACAACATCCAGCAACTTCAAAATCTGGATCTTCAGAAATGGACGTATTTAACAAGAGTGAAACTGTGGACGTGGTCTCAGAACTAGAAATCTACAGCAGGTCTTCACAGATTCTTAGACAAGCAACAACTTTCCTAGAGTACATAGATGAAGATAAGATCAACTGGAAAGCGCTGTATGACCAGAAGACCAAGAGCCCAAAAACTCAGTACACCAAGGAAGAATTTGAaaggctctttaaaaaaatacagaaggcAGATGTGAGCAAAGTAAAAGATAAAGCTCTGTCTCTGTGTGAGAGGGGCATCACCATCTGTGAACGTCTCGCATCATATTCTCCAGACCAGGTTTGGGATAAGGAAACAACAGCAGAGCTGATTAAAGAAGTAAACATGCTGCATCAAGATGCTCTGAAGTTTGACTCTAAGAGTAAATTCAAGACTGCTACTCCAGCTTTTACTCCTAAACCACCAATGGTTTTCAAAACAAGGGGGAATTCTGGACCACAGTCTACAAAGCAAAGAGCAGCAGAGAACGCACGCTTTCGCATAGAGCAGAGCCGAGAACAGCTGAAGCAAGCTGGAGAAGAATATAGCAAAGTTGTGGAGAGAATGGAGAGAAACAAGAAAGAGCTAATTGACATCTTGGTGGAGATGCAAAACTGCAAGATTAaagagattgagtttgacacaatAATCAAATTGCTTATAAAAGGCATGGATGCCATGGGTCGAGTGAAAGAGCAGTGGGAGAAGATGGTGCGCTTCTTCAAAATGGTGGCTGATATTGTGAGAAACAGTCTTGGGAAAACCCTGCCCCAGTTCTTGCAAAACTCTGAAAACATGGAAGAATCTACCTACAACTCTAAGCTCTTTACCAAAGACCTGGTGTACAGCCAGGCCTTTCAAGCTTCCAACATCGCCAGCCTGGTCCATATGATCTCATGGACCTACTGTGAAGTGTCCAACAAATACCTGATGGACAGTGTGAGCAGGCTGGGTAGACTCATGACAATGGAAAATGAGACAACTGAGTTTAAAGAAGTGCACAAGAACCTGCAAGACTCCTGCCAAAAAGCTCAGGAAAACATCTTAAACTTGGTCCAAAAAACCCAGaaagaatttaagaaaaatacagataCCAGAATGGCACAAATTGAAAGTAGGCTGAAGGCTGTTCTGCCCGCTGCTTCACCAGAGGAAACTCAAAGGATCAAAGAAATTGTTCAGGCCAGCATTACAGATGAAGACACAGataatcaataa